In bacterium, the sequence CGAACAGGCCGTTGGCCACGACCGACGCCATCGCCGTAAGCAGCTTGGGAGTGTACTGGTAGTCGGGATGCAGCATTATGACGACGTCCGCGCCGAGAGCAAGCGCCGCCCGGTAACACGTCTTCTGGTTCGCGCCGTAGCCCAGGTTCTTGTCGTGCTGGATGACCGCGAGCTCCATCTCGCAACAGAGATCGTAGGTGCCGTCTATGGATCCGTCGTCAACCACTATCACGTCGTCGACTATGTCGCGAGGTATCTCGTCATAGGTCTGCTTGAGCGTCTTCTCAGCGTTGAATGCCGGCATGACGACCGC encodes:
- a CDS encoding glycosyltransferase family 2 protein, which encodes MIHGKRIAVVMPAFNAEKTLKQTYDEIPRDIVDDVIVVDDGSIDGTYDLCCEMELAVIQHDKNLGYGANQKTCYRAALALGADVVIMLHPDYQYTPKLLTAMASVVANGLFDVVLGSRILGVGALKGGMPLYKYLANRFLTLVENWLLGYKLAEYHTGYRAFSRRLLERLPLLADSDDFVFDNQML